ttttttacttttgtttATCACAACAAATTTAATGGAAATCATCTCTAGACAACAACATGATAAAGAAAACCCATCTCCGGCCAACTCTCCGACCAGCAACGGCAGCAGTACCAACAGCAACGGCACCGGCGCCGTCCAAGCACCACCACTAACTCCAAGACCTGTTGCAAGATCCGAACCAAATCCGTACCCAACAACTTTTGTCCAAGCTGACACTACTTCATTCAAACAAGTAGTCCAAATGTTAACCGGATCACCCaataacccaaaacccacccaacAATCAGATCCGGCTCCATCCAAAAATTCCATTCCACCGGTCAAAACGGGTCAACAAAAAAAATTCAAACTTTATGAACGCCGGAACAGTTTAAAAAATGGGTTAATGATCAATCCATCGGTTCCAAGATTCGGGTCGGGTCATGGTGTATCTCCGAGAATTCAAGAATTATTATCTCCGAGCATTCTTGATTTTCCGTCGCTTGTGTTAAGTCCGGTAACGCCGTTATCACCGTCGATTGGAAGTTCGTCTGAGGAAGAAAGAGTAATTGCGGAAAAAGGATTTTATTTACATCCGTCGCCTAGGGCGGCGACGCCACATGGGACACCGGAGCCACAGTTGTTGCCTCTTTTTCCGGTTACGTCGCCGAGGGCATCGAAATCGTCAATTTAGAGATACTCCGTATATgattataaatttaataataattataattataattatgatgattatgatgatgattttaAGGTTAGAGATCTTTTGCTTTAATTGTACAATTTGGATCTCTATTTTCTAaatctaaattaattaaataattacaaTTTTCCTTGATTTTCAATTACTGTTGGTGGTATTAGTATTTAGTATATATATTGAAAATCCCATAGAACTTTGCATACTAGAACCCAGCTAGTTTTTTGGACCGCACTTCGCA
The window above is part of the Rutidosis leptorrhynchoides isolate AG116_Rl617_1_P2 chromosome 1, CSIRO_AGI_Rlap_v1, whole genome shotgun sequence genome. Proteins encoded here:
- the LOC139886054 gene encoding VQ motif-containing protein 4-like; translation: MEIISRQQHDKENPSPANSPTSNGSSTNSNGTGAVQAPPLTPRPVARSEPNPYPTTFVQADTTSFKQVVQMLTGSPNNPKPTQQSDPAPSKNSIPPVKTGQQKKFKLYERRNSLKNGLMINPSVPRFGSGHGVSPRIQELLSPSILDFPSLVLSPVTPLSPSIGSSSEEERVIAEKGFYLHPSPRAATPHGTPEPQLLPLFPVTSPRASKSSI